One region of Oryza glaberrima chromosome 7, OglaRS2, whole genome shotgun sequence genomic DNA includes:
- the LOC127779587 gene encoding receptor-like protein EIX2, translating to MLKRSVLSSMAALSALTTTVITCLILITPAPAAASGASCVPSERDALAAFRASLLDPAGRLASWSGHSCCRRWRGVHCDGWTGHVVKLDLRNDHAVHSDTDWILFYEVRVDIDSSWVHSALALRNTGEMISSLAALHHLRYLDLSWNNFNDSSIPLFMAGLKNLRYLNLSGPSFSGRIPPQLGNLSNLQYLDLSSGPTSSSDLSWLLGLSSLRHLDMSWVDLSAVRDWVHTVNTLSSLKVLRLRRCKLESAISTLPHFNLTRLEVLDLSVNKFNASIQQKWLWDHKGIKELYLTEGHWFGSIPDALGNMSALQVMDLGHNNLMGTIPTTLQHLCDLQVVSLYANYIDGDATEFMERLPRCSWNKLREITGEETIFRQSADFHNSSGCNKNRG from the coding sequence ATGTTAAAGAGATCGGTGCTTTCGAGTATGGCAGCCCTGAGCGCTCTGACGACGACGGTGATCACCTGCCTGATTCTCATCACCCCAGCACCAGCCGCCGCGTCGGGCGCGAGCTGCGTCCCGAGCGAGAGGGACGCCCTGGCCGCCTTCAGAGCGAGCCTCCTGGACCCCGCGGGCCGCCTCGCGTCATGGAGCGGGCACagctgctgccgccggtggcgcggGGTTCACTGCGACGGCTGGACCGGGCACGTCGTCAAGCTCGACCTGCGCAACGACCACGCCGTCCACAGCGACACCGACTGGATCTTGTTCTACGAGGTCCGGGTTGACATCGACAGTAGCTGGGTACACAGCGCGTTGGCCTTGCGAAATACAGGTGAGATGATCTCCTCCTTGGCTGCTCTGCACCATCTGAGGTACCTAGATCTGAGCTGGAACAACTTCAACGACTCGAGCATACCTCTGTTCATGGCTGGCCTGAAGAACCTGAGGTATCTGAACCTCTCGGGGCCGAGCTTTTCGGGGAGAATTCCTCCACAGCTTGGGAACCTGTCCAATTTGCAGTATCTTGATCTCTCATCTGGACCTACTAGTTCTTCAGACCTGTCATGGTTGCTAGGGCTGTCATCGCTGAGGCATCTTGACATGAGTTGGGTGGATCTTAGTGCCGTCAGGGACTGGGTCCATACCGTCAACACGCTCTCTTCCCTGAAAGTTCTTCGCTTGAGGCGCTGTAAGCTTGAGAGTGCCATCTCTACCCTCCCACATTTCAACCTCACACGTCTTGAGGTCCTTGATCTTTCAGTCAACAAATTCAATGCTTCGATTCAGCAGAAATGGCTTTGGGATCACAAAGGCATCAAGGAGCTCTATCTGACAGAAGGCCATTGGTTTGGGTCCATTCCGGACGCACTTGGTAACATGTCTGCACTTCAGGTTATGGATCTTGGCCACAACAACCTAATGGGGACCATACCGACAACCCTGCAGCATCTGTGTGATCTGCAGGTTGTTAGCCTATATGCCAACTATATTGATGGGGACGCAACAGAATTCATGGAGAGATTACCGAGGTGTTCATGGAATAAGTTGCGAGAGATCACTGGtgaagaaaccatctttcgtcagtcagccgatttccacaatagttccggatgcaataaaaaccggggctaa